GTCGGGGATGGTGCCGCCGGAGGTCACCGCCAGCCGCTGGGCGCCCGGACGGCCGCTGACGGTGCCGGCCACCCGGTCCCAGACCACCCGGGGGCGCAGCTCGGCGAAGGCGTCCGAGGGGTAGCGGCCGGCCAGCATGTCCAGCACCGAGTCGAACGCGGACTGCGGCAGCGCGGAGAACGGCGCGGCCCGGCGGACCAGCGCCAGCAGCTCGTCCACGTCCCAGGTGTCCATCGCGGTCATCGCCACGATCTGCTGGGCCAGCACGTCCAGCGGGTTGCGCGGGACCCGGAGCGACTCGATGGCGCCGCTGCGCATCCGCTCGGTGACCACCGCCGACTGGACCAGGTCGCCCCGGTACTTGGGGAAGACCACGCCGGTCGACACCGCGCCGACCTGGTGCCCGGCCCGGCCGACCCGCTGCAGCCCGGAGGCGACCGAGGGCGGCGACTCGACCTGGACCACCAGGTCGACCGCGCCCATGTCGATGCCCAGCTCCAGGCTGGAGGTGGCGACCACGGCCGGCAGCAGCCCGGACTTCAGCTGCTCCTCGACGTCGGCGCGCTGCTCCTTGGAGACCGAGCCGTGGTGCGCGCGGGCCAGCACCGGCGGTGCGGCCCGGCCGACCCCGGCCTGCGCCATCAGCTCGGCGGGCGCGCCGGTGCGCGGCAGGGCCTCGCCGGTGGCGCGCTCGTGGGCGATCTCGTTCAGCCGCCCGCAGAGCCGTTCGGCCAGCCGCCGGGAGTTGGCGAAGACGATGGTGGAGCGGTGGGCCTCGATCAGATCGGTGATCCGCTCCTCCACATGCGGCCAGATCGAAGCCGACCGCTCCGGCTGCTCGGCATCCGGCCTGCCCCCGGACAGCTCGCCCAGGTCCTCGACCGGAACCACCACGGAGAGGTCGAAGCGCTTCTCCGAGGGCGGCTGGACGATCACCGTCCGGCGCTGCGGGCGCAGGCTGCCGTCGCGCAGCCAGCCGGCCACGCCCTCCACCGGGCGCACCGTCGCCGACAGGCCGATCCGCTGGGCCGGGGCGGGCAGCAGCTCGTCCAGCCGTTCCAGGGAGAGCGCCAGATGCGCGCCGCGCTTGGTCCCGGCGACGGCGTGGACCTCGTCCACGATCACCGTCTCCACCCCGCGCAGCGCCTCCCTGGCGGCGGAGGTGAGCAGCAGGAACAGTGACTCCGGGGTGGTGATCAGGATGTCCGGCGGGTGGGTGGCGAAACGCCGTCGCTCGGCGGGCGGGGTGTCACCCGAGCGGATGCCGACCTCGATCTCGGGTTCCGGCAGCCCCAGCCGGACGGCGGCCTGGCGCAGCCCGGCCAGCGGGGCGCGCAGGTTGCGTTGGACGTCCACCGCGAGGGCCTTCAGCGGAGAGACGTAGAGCACCCGGCAGCGCCGCAGCGCCTGGGCCGGCGGGGGAGTACTGGAGAGCCGGTCGAGCGCGGCGAGGAAGGCCGCCAGGGTCTTGCCGGAGCCGGTCGGCGCGACCACCAGGACGTCGGAGCCCTCGTCGATGGCGCGCCAGGCGCCGGCCTGGGCGGCGGTGGGCGCGTGGAAGGCCCCGGTGAACCAGGCGCGGGTGGGCGCGGCGAACCCGGCGAGCGGGTCGCGCGCCGGTGCGGCGACCGGCTCACCGGGTGCGGAGGGCTGGGAGGGCTGGGGTCCGGCCATGCCCCCCATGGTGCACCGGGCCACTGACAGCCGACGCCCGACCGGACCGCCGAGAGCGAGCACGATCCGATATCCGCTCATATCGTATGAATATCCCGGCCCGGGGTTGCCAGTGTTCACAAGCAGCGATGTCCACGAGCAGCGGAGGCGTGTGTGCGGCCGAGTCAGCCAGGTCACGTCTTCCCGCTCGCCCGCTGCTCGGTGGTCCTGGCCCTGGTGGCCCTGTTGCTCAGCGGCGCCGTGCCGGGGGCCGGCAGCACCACCGGGCAGTCCTTCGCCTACCTGGTGGTGGCCCGGCAGGACGGGCCCGGCGGGATTCCCGCCGCCGAGGCGGCGGTGCGGGCGGGCGGCGGCCGGGTGGTGGAGGCCTACCCGCAGATCGGCACGGTGCTGGCGTACGGCCCGCGCAGCGACTTCGCCCGGGTGGTGCGGGGGGAGCCGGACATCCTCGCCGCGGGCGCCAGCCGCACCGTCCCGGTCCCCGACCCGCAGAGCGGTGCGGCGGCCCGGGTGCGGGCGCCCCGCGCCGGGACGCCCGGTCGGCCGGGCGCGGCGGCGCCCGCTCCGGCGACGCCGCGCCCCGGGACAGCGTTCCGGCCGCACCGGATCCGCACGGCCGCCCGCAGTGGAACCTGCGGATGATGGGCCGGACCACGGTGGCCGGGCTGCCCGCCCGGGTCCGTGCCGCACTGCGCGGCACCGTCGTCGCGGTGCTGGACTCCGGGGTCGACGACACCCATCCGGACCTGCGCGCCGCCGTCGATCCCGGCCGCTCGGCCTCCTGCGCGACCGGCACGCCGGACAGCAGTCCGGGCGCCTGGCGGCCCGACCCCGAGGTGGGCGAGAGCGGCCACGGCACCCATGTCAGCGGGATCATCGCCGCCGACCGGCCGGGCGACGGCGTCGCCGGGGTGGCCCCGGGGCGCGGATCGCCGCCGTGCGGCTGCTCGGCGCGGTCGGGCAGTACTACGCCGAGAACCTGGTCTGCGGCTTCCTCTGGGCCGCCGACCACGGGGCCCGGGTGGTGAACGACAGCTACTTCGCCGACCCGTGGAAGTACAACTGCCCGGAGGACCGGGACCAGGCCGCGATCATCGCCGCCGTCGGCCGGGCGGTGCGCTACGCCCAGGACAAGGGCGCGGTCGTGGTCGCCTCGGCCGGGAACGACGCGCAGAACCTGGGCGCCGCCCGCACCGACGAGCGCAGCCCCAACGACCACCCGGACGGCGTCCGGCCGGCCGTCCGCCACCTCGGCGCCGAGTGCCTCCGGCTGCCCGGCGGCCTGCCGGGGGTGCTGGACGTGACCGCCGTGGACCGCGACGGCAACCTGGCCGGCTACTCCAACTGGGGGGCCGGGCAGGTGCAGCTGGCCGCCCCCGGCGGCGACCCGGACGGCGGCGCCGGTCAGGCGGTGGTCTCCGACTGGCCGGGCGGCGGCTATGCCGCGCTGGCCGGGACGTCGATGGCGGCGGCGCAGGTCAGCGGCGCGGCGGCGGTCGAGGCCGCGCTGCACCCCGGCGCGGGCAGCGCCGAGCTGGCGCGCCGGCTGGAGGCCGCCGCGCTGCGGATCGACTGCCCCTCCGGCCGGCTCACCGGCCCGGACTGCCTGGGCGGCGCGTACTACGGCTACGGGCTGGTGGAGACGCCCGACCGGTGAGCGCGGCGCGGCCGGTCGGGCGGTCGGCCGGTCGACGGTCCGGTCAGCGGGACCGGTCGGCCAGGAGCGAGAAGTAGCCGAGGAAGGTCAGCTTCATCTCGTCGATGTAGCGCGGCCGGTCCTCCGGCGCGGCGGTCAGCACCAGCGGCAGCAGCCCCTTGAACATGTGGACGGCCACCTCGGCCGAGCGGCGCACCTGCTCCGGCGCGGCGTCCGGGGCGAAGGCGCCGAGGATGGCCGCGATCCGGACCAGCATCGCGTCCTGCAGGGGCTGGTGCAGGTCGGTCAGCCGCTGGGGCGTGTCCGGGCCGACGAAGAGCACGATGCAGGCCGGGTGTTCGACGTGGTACTCCACCAACGGACCCATGATCCGGTCGAGTTGCTCGGCCAGGGTCTCGCCGGGCGCCGCCGCCTTGAGTACCCGGGTGATCAGCTCGCCCAGCTCCTCGGTGTACTGGACGGCCACCGCGTCGGCGATGGCGTCCTTGTTGGGGAAGTACTGGTAGAGGGTGCCCGGGGAGACGCCGGCGCGGGCGGCGATGGCGTTGGTGGTCGTGGCCGAGTAGCCGGACTCCGCGAAGACCAGTCCGGCCGCGGTCAGCAGCTCGGCGATCCGGCGCTCGCCGCGGGCCTGCCGCCGCCGGGGGGCGCCCGCCTTCTCTGCGCCCGCCTTCTCCGCGGTCGGCCCTGCCGCGGTCGGCGCTGCTTCGGTCAGCTCTGCCACGCCTGCCTCCGTCCGTCCCGCCGATCTCCCCGGATCCGGCTGTGGCAAGTCTAGGTGCGTTGACTAATGCGAGCAATCACTCGTATTCTCGAAGCAGTAAAAGCGAGCAATGACTCGCATTCTGCTGCCGTAGTCACCACCCGCCTGCAGTCAGCACAGCCTGCAGCCCGCCCTCCTGCCGACGCACCCCTGAAGGGGACAGCCATGTCTGCCGCCGTCACCGTCACCCAGTCCGACCCGCCCGCCGTGGCCGCCGCACCCGGCGGCAACCGTTGGTGGACCCTGGCGATCGTCTCGATCGCCACCTTCATGCTGATGCTCGACCTCACCGTCGTGAACGTTGCGCTGCCCGACCTCCGGACCGCCCTGCACGCCGACTTCTCCGACCTCCAGTGGGTGCTCGACGCCTATGCGCTCACCCTCGCCGCCTTCCTGCTGACCGGCGGCTCGCTGGCCGACCGGCTGGGCCGCAAGCGGGTCTTCGGCGCCGGCTTCACGATCTTCACCCTCTCCTCGCTCGCCGCCGGACTCGCCCCCGGCATCCTCGCGCTCAACCTCGCCCGGGGCGCCCAGGGCGTCGGCGCGGCCGTGCTGTTCGCGGTCGGCCCGGCGCTGCTGGGCCAGGAGTTCCGGGGCAAGGACCGGGCCATGGCCTTCGGCGTCTTCGGCGGTGTCAGCGGACTCGCCATCGCCTTCGGGCCGCTCATCGGCGGCGGACTGACCCAGGGCCTCAGCTGGCGCTGGATCTTCCTGGTCAACGTCCCGATCGGGATCGCCGCCATGGTCCTCGGCGCGCTGCGGCTGCGCGAGTCGGTCGAACCCGGCGCCCACCGGGTGGACCGGGCCGGGCTGGTCACCTTCTCCTCCGCGCTGGTGCTGATCGTGCTCGGCTTCCTGCGCGGCGAGAACGAGGGCTGGACCAGCGCCCCGATCATCTCCATGTTCGTTGCCGGGGTGGCGCTGCTCGCCGTGTTCGTCGTGATCGAGCGCCGGGCCGGCGCGGACGCCATGCTCGACCTCAGCCTGTTCCGGATCCGCACCTTCAACGGGATCTCCGCCGCCACGCTGCTCGCCAACGCCGCCGGGATGTCGGCGATCTTCCTCCAGGTCTCCTACATCCAGAACGTCCTCGGGGCCTCGCCCCTGGAGGCGGGCCTGCGCTTCCTGCCGATGACGCTCACCCTGTTCGTGGCCGCCGCCGTCACCGGCAGCCTCACCGTGGCCGTCCCGCCCCGGGTGCTGGTGGGGGTCTCGCTGACGCTGATCGCGGTCGGCCTGGCGCTGGTCTCGCTGGTCACGGTCGACAGCTCCTGGACCGCGCTGCTGCCCAGCATGATCGCCACCGGGCTGGGGATGGGCATGTTCAACCCACCCCGGGCCTCCCTCTCCATCGCCGTCGTCGAGCCCGGCCGGGCCGGCATGGCTGCCGGGATGGGCGAGACCTTCCAGCAGGCCGGGATCGCCATCGGGATCGCCGGGCTGGGCGCGCTGTTCCAGTCCCGGGTCACCAGCCTCTTCGCGGCCTCCGCCGCCGGTCACTCGCTCGGGCCGCAGGCGGACTCGGCCGGCCGGGCCATCGCCTCCGGCGGCGGGACCGACCTGGTCAAAACGCTGCCGGCGAACCTCGCCCGGCCCGTCGCCGAGGCCGCGAAGGCCGCCTTCGTCCACGGACTGGACCAGGTGCTGCTGGTCGGCAGCGGCATCGCGGCGGTCTCCGCCGTCATCGGCTTCCTGCTGATCCGCCGCAGCGACCTGCACGCCAGCGCCCTGGCCGGGGCCGAGACCGGCCCCGACGCCGGCTGACTCCGCTCAGCCGGGGAGCGCCGGGCCTGCCGTCGGGTCGACCGGCAGGCCCAGCCTGGCCGCGTCCCGCTCCGGGCGCAGCAGCACCAGCGCGACCAGCCCGGCCCCGGTGACCAGGACGGCCGTGACCAGGTAGCCGGTGCGGTAGCCGTCGACCAGGTGCGCCGTGCCGGTCGTCAGTCTGCCGACGACCAGCGGTGACAGCACCCCGGCCAGCGAGTAGACGAAGGCCAGCGAGCCGAGCACCACCCCGCGCTGCCTGGGCGGTGCGATCCGGGCACAGGCCGTCTGCGCCATCGCCAGCACCACGTTGCACAGCGTCATCGGGCCGAGCATCAGCGCGATCTTCAGCGGTAGCGACGAGGTGGTGCCGAAGGCGGCGACGGACCCGCCGGACACCACCATGGCCGCGCCGCAGAACAGTGCGACCCGGCGCAGCGAGGCGCCCCGGCGGCGCAGCCGCTGGGCCAGGAACCCGTAGCCGAGCAGCACGGACGCCGAGGTCAGACCGGCTCCCATGATCAGCACGCCGGTCTCCCGGGTGGACACCCCGAGGCCCTTCTCCAGGTAGTCGGCGGTCCAGGTCAGCCCGGAGGAGAGCTGCCAGTAGGCGGCGAAGCACCCCAGCGCGGCCGCGATCCAGGTGCCGGTCAGCAGGATCCGGCGCAGCGGGACGTCGGGCGTCCCCTCGGCGGCCGGCGGGGCCGGCGCCGTCAGCACCGGTTCCGGCCCCTCGGCGCCGAACCGGGCCCAGCAGGCCGCCCAGGCCAGGCCGACCAGCCCGACCAGGCCGAACGCCCAGTGCCAGCCGAGATCGTCGATCACGGCGGTGAGCAGCGGGGCCGAGACGGCGACCCCGGCCGCCGCGCCCAGGGTCAGCACCGAGACCGGCAGTGTCCGTTCCCGGTCGGGGAACCAGCTGAAGAGGCTGTGCACGGCGACCGGGAAGGCCGGGCCCTCGGCCGCGCCGAGCAGCACCCGGGTGGCGACCAGCACGCCGAAGCCGACGTTGGCCAGCAGCGGCAGCTGGGCGGCCGACCACAGCAGCGCCATCAGCAGCAGCAGGGTGCTGCTGCGGACCCGCTTGGCCAGGACCGAGACCCCCAGCGCCGAGAGGCTGAACAGCGCGAAGAAGGCGGAGGACGCCTCGCCGTACTGGGCATGGGTGATCCCCAGGTCCTGCATCATCGGCGTCGCGGCCAGACCGAGCACCGTCTTGTCCGCGAAGTTGATCAGCATGAAGCCGAGCAGCAACCAGGTGGTCCGCCAGGCCGCGCGCCTGGTGCGAACCGGGTCGGCGGCGCCCGGGCCGGAGGGCGTGCCCGCCCGGACCGGAGCGGTCATGCGGCGCCGCCCTCCGGGGCCCGGCGGGTGTCGTCGCCGGCCAGGTGGCCGACGGCGATCACTCCGCTCGCGGCCCGACGGCCGTCGCCGGTCAGCGCGAGGGCCTCGTGGATGGTGCGTCCGGACGCCTGCACCCGGGACTCGGCGGCGGCCCAGCCGAAGACGCCCCGGGCCATGGTGGAGCTCTCCTGCTCGGCGCGGCGGGTGTAGACCTCGGCCCGGGTCCCGGCGATCGCCCGGTCCTCCGGCGCGGCCAGGGCCGCGGTCTCCGCCAGATGGCAGGCCAGCCGCAGCTCGCCCTCGGCCAGCAGCGCCAGCGCCCGGTCGGCGAGAGCCTGTGCCCCGCCCGCCGCCCGGGCGAACTCGGCCGCCAGCGCGGCCTCGGCGGCCGGCTTCAGATGGGCCGGGTTCTGGTCGTACCAGCCGCCGTACAGCCGCCAGACATTGCGGATGACGAACTCCGGCTCGTCGTAGGCCGGGTGCAGGAAGGGGCGCTCCAGCAGCTCGGCCGGGACGACCACCTGCTGCAGCACCTCGTCCAGCCGCGCCCCGGCGTTCATCAGCGCCAGGGTCTGCGAGCAGAGCGACTCCAGCAGCTCCGCCGTGTCGCCCAGGGCCGAGGCGACCCGCTCGGCGCCGACGATCGGCACGCCGTGGCCGGGCAGCAGCAGCTCGGCGCCCAGCGCCTGCATCTCGCGCAGCGCCCGGGCCCACTCCACCGGGAAGCGCTGCACCTTCTGCGGGTTGCCGGCGTTGGGCGCGTTCCAGATGAACAGGTCGCCGGTGCACAGGGTGCGCAGCTCCGGCACCCAGACGTAGGTCGCGTCGTCGGTCTCGCCCTTCGCGTGGACGAGCTCGAAGTCCAGCCCGCCGCTGCGCAGCGAGTGCCGGGTCCGGTAGGTGGTGTCGGGGTAGCGGTAGCGCGTGGGCCACTCGATGTCGGGCGCCTGGAACTGCCGGCGGTTGATCCAGGCGTTGTAGCCGGCGGTCTCGGTGTAGCGGTCGAAGCGGGCGGCCACCGCCTCGTGCGCGAGCACCTCGGGGCGTTCGGCGCCCCGGGCCGCCGCGTCCGCGTCCAGGTGGAAGGCGCCGAAGACGTGGTCGACATGGCCGTGGGTGTAGACGACCTGCCTGACGTCGGAGTCGGGTCGCCAGGCGCGTACCGCGCCGACCAGCTCCTCGGCCGTGCGGAACTCGCCGGTGTCCACCAGCACCAGCCCCTCGCCGGTGTCGAACGCGGCGACGTTGGCGAACCGGGGGAAGAAGGCGGTGCGCGGACCGAGCTCCACCAGACCGAGGTCCGCGAAGTCGCCGAAGACCTGCGGGCCCAGGTTGGCCCGGCCGGTCCACACCTGGTCGACATAGGCGAGATAGTCGGCGGGGCTGTGCTTCGACATCGCGTGAACTCCTCATGGGGAACCGGAACGGCGCGGGTGGGAGGAGTCTGCGTTCGGGACCTGCGCCGCGAACAGCGGTCCGGATCACAGCCACCGCCGGTGCCGGCTGTGACCTGTCACAATCGAGGCCCGGATCGAACCGCCGCCAGGAGCAGCCCTGTCCTCCCCACCGACCCGGCCGGACCTTCCGCGGCCGCAGCTCTCCGCAGCGGCGCGCGCCCTCGCCGCCCGCTGCGAACCCCGGGTCAACGAGCTCGCGCGCCGGATGAGCCGGGGCGACTTCGAGACGATCCCCGGCTACCGCGACCTTCCCGACGACATGAAGGACGTCGAGATCGCCGCCACCGTCCGCTACGGCCTGCGGCTGTTCCTCGGGGCGGCGCGCGAGGGGCGCCTGGCCGGCCGGCCGGAGATCCGCTACTTCCGCGAGCGCGCCGCCCAGCGGGCCGAGGAGGGGCTGCCGCTGCACCTGCTGCTGCGCACCCACCTGCTGGCCCAGCACGTGCTCTGGCAGGCGTTGAACGAGGCCGCGCTCCCGGGGGACGAGGCCGCCCTGCTCGAACTCGCCGACCTGCTGATCGGTGGTCAGCAGAGCCTGATCGGCGCCGTCGCCGAGACCTACCTGGACGAGCAGGCGGCCCTCGCCGCCGAGCGTCGGGAGAGCCGGCGGGCGCTCGTCCGGGCCGTGCTGTCCGGCTTCCCGGTGCCGTCGGCCCGGCTGGAGGAGGCGGGACTGCGGTACGGGGCGCTGGTGCTCTCGCTCCGCATCGACCTCCCGCCGGGGGAGCGGTCGGCCGACCCGACGGCCGAACCGCTGGTGACGGCGGGGCGGCGGCGGACCCGGCGGGTGCAGACGGTGCTGGACCGCTGCTTCGGCGGTGAGGTGCTGACCCTGCTGGAGGCCGAGGGCGGCCACGCCCTGGTCTCCCGGGACGGCCCGGGCCGGTCGATCGAGGTGCCCCCGGACCTGGACCGGCGGCTGCGGCGGGCCTGCGGTGCGGAGGTGTCGGTCGCGGTCGCCGTCGCGGAGGAGCCCGCCGGTATCGCCGGGGCCGCCCGCACGGCCGCCGAGGTGCTGCGGATCGCCCGGGCGCTCGGCCGGCCCCCGGGCGTCCACCGGCTCGACGACGTGCTGCTGGAGTACCACCTGTCGCGCGCGGACGAGAGCAGCGGTGCGCTGGCCGCGCTGTTCGACCCGATCCGGGACCGTCCGGAACTGCTCGACACCCTGCGGGTCTACCTGGCCCAGCAGCAGGACCGGCGCGGCACGGCCGCGCTGCTCGGGCTGCACCCCAACACCGTCGACAACCGGCTCGCCCGGATCGGCGAACTGACCGGCACCGACGTCACCACGCCCCGCGGCTTCGCGGTGGCCCTCACCGCGCTGACCCTGCGCGCACTGCGGCCGGAGGAGAG
The Streptacidiphilus albus JL83 genome window above contains:
- a CDS encoding alkyl sulfatase dimerization domain-containing protein, which produces MSKHSPADYLAYVDQVWTGRANLGPQVFGDFADLGLVELGPRTAFFPRFANVAAFDTGEGLVLVDTGEFRTAEELVGAVRAWRPDSDVRQVVYTHGHVDHVFGAFHLDADAAARGAERPEVLAHEAVAARFDRYTETAGYNAWINRRQFQAPDIEWPTRYRYPDTTYRTRHSLRSGGLDFELVHAKGETDDATYVWVPELRTLCTGDLFIWNAPNAGNPQKVQRFPVEWARALREMQALGAELLLPGHGVPIVGAERVASALGDTAELLESLCSQTLALMNAGARLDEVLQQVVVPAELLERPFLHPAYDEPEFVIRNVWRLYGGWYDQNPAHLKPAAEAALAAEFARAAGGAQALADRALALLAEGELRLACHLAETAALAAPEDRAIAGTRAEVYTRRAEQESSTMARGVFGWAAAESRVQASGRTIHEALALTGDGRRAASGVIAVGHLAGDDTRRAPEGGAA
- a CDS encoding TetR/AcrR family transcriptional regulator, translating into MAELTEAAPTAAGPTAEKAGAEKAGAPRRRQARGERRIAELLTAAGLVFAESGYSATTTNAIAARAGVSPGTLYQYFPNKDAIADAVAVQYTEELGELITRVLKAAAPGETLAEQLDRIMGPLVEYHVEHPACIVLFVGPDTPQRLTDLHQPLQDAMLVRIAAILGAFAPDAAPEQVRRSAEVAVHMFKGLLPLVLTAAPEDRPRYIDEMKLTFLGYFSLLADRSR
- a CDS encoding PucR family transcriptional regulator, yielding MSRGDFETIPGYRDLPDDMKDVEIAATVRYGLRLFLGAAREGRLAGRPEIRYFRERAAQRAEEGLPLHLLLRTHLLAQHVLWQALNEAALPGDEAALLELADLLIGGQQSLIGAVAETYLDEQAALAAERRESRRALVRAVLSGFPVPSARLEEAGLRYGALVLSLRIDLPPGERSADPTAEPLVTAGRRRTRRVQTVLDRCFGGEVLTLLEAEGGHALVSRDGPGRSIEVPPDLDRRLRRACGAEVSVAVAVAEEPAGIAGAARTAAEVLRIARALGRPPGVHRLDDVLLEYHLSRADESSGALAALFDPIRDRPELLDTLRVYLAQQQDRRGTAALLGLHPNTVDNRLARIGELTGTDVTTPRGFAVALTALTLRALRPEES
- a CDS encoding MFS transporter; protein product: MSAAVTVTQSDPPAVAAAPGGNRWWTLAIVSIATFMLMLDLTVVNVALPDLRTALHADFSDLQWVLDAYALTLAAFLLTGGSLADRLGRKRVFGAGFTIFTLSSLAAGLAPGILALNLARGAQGVGAAVLFAVGPALLGQEFRGKDRAMAFGVFGGVSGLAIAFGPLIGGGLTQGLSWRWIFLVNVPIGIAAMVLGALRLRESVEPGAHRVDRAGLVTFSSALVLIVLGFLRGENEGWTSAPIISMFVAGVALLAVFVVIERRAGADAMLDLSLFRIRTFNGISAATLLANAAGMSAIFLQVSYIQNVLGASPLEAGLRFLPMTLTLFVAAAVTGSLTVAVPPRVLVGVSLTLIAVGLALVSLVTVDSSWTALLPSMIATGLGMGMFNPPRASLSIAVVEPGRAGMAAGMGETFQQAGIAIGIAGLGALFQSRVTSLFAASAAGHSLGPQADSAGRAIASGGGTDLVKTLPANLARPVAEAAKAAFVHGLDQVLLVGSGIAAVSAVIGFLLIRRSDLHASALAGAETGPDAG
- a CDS encoding MFS transporter gives rise to the protein MTAPVRAGTPSGPGAADPVRTRRAAWRTTWLLLGFMLINFADKTVLGLAATPMMQDLGITHAQYGEASSAFFALFSLSALGVSVLAKRVRSSTLLLLMALLWSAAQLPLLANVGFGVLVATRVLLGAAEGPAFPVAVHSLFSWFPDRERTLPVSVLTLGAAAGVAVSAPLLTAVIDDLGWHWAFGLVGLVGLAWAACWARFGAEGPEPVLTAPAPPAAEGTPDVPLRRILLTGTWIAAALGCFAAYWQLSSGLTWTADYLEKGLGVSTRETGVLIMGAGLTSASVLLGYGFLAQRLRRRGASLRRVALFCGAAMVVSGGSVAAFGTTSSLPLKIALMLGPMTLCNVVLAMAQTACARIAPPRQRGVVLGSLAFVYSLAGVLSPLVVGRLTTGTAHLVDGYRTGYLVTAVLVTGAGLVALVLLRPERDAARLGLPVDPTAGPALPG